CGCCTTTTTGGTTTGATTTACTGGGTAAAGTTGTGAATGTGCGGAATACAGGAAAAGCACCGACATCTGCGCCTAAAAAATAAAAATTATCCGTAACTCCCAGGCTTTTTCTTGGCGAATGATTTCAATTTGTTTGATAAATTCTCGCAAGTAAAATCTTCTTTCGGCTTCTGATAAGTCGAACCAAAATTGGGGAATGGACACAGCTTGAGCGACAGAACGCAAGTTGACTGGGGGAAGTGTCGCTAGTTTGGCTTGGAGTTGAGAAATTTCTGTGCGGAGTTTGTAAGCCCTTAATTTAGCGGTTTCATCGTCCAAAATCCCGGTTTCGACTAAAGCGGGTAATTGCTGGAGGATTTCTTGCTGACGTGCGATCGCTTGCCCTAAACTGTTCTTAATGGTATCCAACTGCGGAAAATCCATTCCGGCTACAGCCAGGGGTAAGTCACGGCAAATAATTTGAATTGTCTGTTCTAATACATCCTGGTAGGGAATCGCCCGACATTTGGGATGTTGAGTACAGCTAATTGGACGTAAATAAAGATACTCTTTATCTTGGTAGGGCTGGCTGACACGGGTAACTGTTGTATGTGACTGACACTGACTACAAATCACCAACCCAGCTAAAGAACGTGGTGCGCTCGCAGTTCGAGATGGTAAACGACTGTTACGCCGTAAAATTCGGTCAATTTGAGCCGCTTCTTCTCTGGATATGATGGGGATATGGGTATCAGAGATAATTTGATTATGGTGATAAGCTGTATCACCGCGATAAACGGGATTAGTCAGCCAGCGTCTTCCGGTAGTCACAGAAATTTTCTTCCCATATTTTTTCGCCAAGTAACGCACTGCGCCGCGCAGGGAAGCATAAAGTAAGAAGTGTTCAAAAAAATCTTTAACTACTGGTGAGGTACTGCGATCAATAGTATATTTTTCCTGACTACGACGATAGCCATAGGGAGCTTTACCAGGAGGCGGTGAGGCTTGCAGACGGTTGTAGGCGTGTGCTTGGCGGATACTGCGGCTATGCTGCTGACGTTGGATTTCCTGGAGTAATTTCCACAAATCAGAACCAAGAAGAGAATTTTCTGAAGTGTAGGGTTGTTCGGTGGCTATGATGATTATCCCCATTGCTTCGAGTTCATGCAAGCGATCGCTCACTTGGTCTAAACTCTCTCCCAATTCTTCCAAACGATGGATAAGCAGATAATCTGCTGGTTCAGTTTTACAGTCCGTGATTAATTTCTGTAACTGCGTTCTGTTACCCAAATCTTGATAAACTCGATCCACCTCCCATCCCCAATCATTGACATCAGCAGAAGGTTCTAGTAAAGGATTACTGTAAGCATAAGCAATAATTTTCATAACCCCACTCCCCACATCACTGCTGACTGAGTTCGATAATATTCCCATCTGGGTCTTGAGTGAAGAGAGCGGCGCGACCAGAAGCACTCACTTGAATGGGATAATTTTGATTGAGTAACTCTTGTTTAGCAACATCCAAATCAGCCACAGAAAAAGCAATGTGAGGATTGCGTCCCCATTTTTCCTGCGGGTTATCTGTGGGGACAGTAGTTGCAACTATCAGGTGGAGTTGATAGTTACCCACTTGATACCATGCACCGGGGTATTTGAGGGTACGATCTATTTTAGATAATCCCAACACCTGACCATAAAAATTTTCGGATTTTGCTAAGTCAGTCACGAGAATGGCTGTATGGAGAGACTGGTTAATCTGCATTGTGTATCTGCTCAACATAAAATCCACAGGATATATAGCAATCCTATCTGATTTGCTTGACACCGCGAGGCTCAGATCCCCCACATATTGAAGATGTCGGGGATCTATTTATCACATTTACCCTATGATATTTCGGAAATTAAAAAACATCTCCTAAACTCAGCCATTGGAAATTCTTAATCCTGACTTGCGATAGAGTTAAACACCCAAAATTGCAGTTGAATGGAAAGTGTTATCTCTCACCAATCAACTGACTAGAGATAACCCGTTTTTATTTGTTTAATAAATTAGTTGCAGCCACATTTCAGCTAGCAGCTAGGATTTCATCAAGATTTAACATCCCAGAGGTCAAAAAGAAGATGGAAAACGTCAACTTGGCGAAAATGACAGAGCGTTACTGCGCTTTGAGCATCGGTGTAATTTATTTGCTTTTAGGTTTAGCTGGATTTGTCCCTGCTTTAGTTTCATTACCAGGGACAAGCGCATCTTATATCCCGGCGGATGTAGCTCCTAACGCCTATGCTGCGGGATTTGGTTTGATATTTGGGGTAATTCCCACTAATTTCTTGCATAACCTTGTACGTTGCGCTGTGGGATTTTGGGGAATTGCTTCCTACAACAATGCTAACAGCGCTCGCATATTCAATCGTGTTTTTGCTATTACTTATGCGGTACTAGCGATTATGGGATTTTTACCCTTTGCTAAGTCATTTTTCGGCTTAATGCCTATTTTTGGAATTAATGTTTGGCTGAATGCCATAGCTGCGATTGCGGCTGGCTATTATGGTATTGTCATCCCTGCAAAAATTATGGGTGTTAATGTATCCCAAAACGTCTAATTGAAGGCTCCAGAATAGTAATAGCGCTTTTGGAGCATTTTTCTGGTTAATAATGGGAAAAATTGAGGTGAGCGATTAATCTCTTGGCAAATCTTTCCGCAAATGCGCTGAGATTTTTGTGTTCCAATTTATAAATCCAGCATAAATACGGTTACGCTAATTTGTACTTCTAAGCAAAACTGCAATTATCGAGTTTAATTAGGGTGCATTTAATGAACAACCCTGCAAATACCGTTATCCGAGTTAATTGGAACAGAGCCAAAGAAGTTGCACTGGAGTGGGAGCGAGCCTCACTGACTGATATCAATGCTTATTGTTTAGAGATTTTGCAAGAGATCGGATGTTCCAATACTGAACTTCCAGTCAA
The Nodularia sp. LEGE 06071 genome window above contains:
- a CDS encoding VOC family protein; translated protein: MQINQSLHTAILVTDLAKSENFYGQVLGLSKIDRTLKYPGAWYQVGNYQLHLIVATTVPTDNPQEKWGRNPHIAFSVADLDVAKQELLNQNYPIQVSASGRAALFTQDPDGNIIELSQQ
- a CDS encoding recombinase family protein, producing MKIIAYAYSNPLLEPSADVNDWGWEVDRVYQDLGNRTQLQKLITDCKTEPADYLLIHRLEELGESLDQVSDRLHELEAMGIIIIATEQPYTSENSLLGSDLWKLLQEIQRQQHSRSIRQAHAYNRLQASPPPGKAPYGYRRSQEKYTIDRSTSPVVKDFFEHFLLYASLRGAVRYLAKKYGKKISVTTGRRWLTNPVYRGDTAYHHNQIISDTHIPIISREEAAQIDRILRRNSRLPSRTASAPRSLAGLVICSQCQSHTTVTRVSQPYQDKEYLYLRPISCTQHPKCRAIPYQDVLEQTIQIICRDLPLAVAGMDFPQLDTIKNSLGQAIARQQEILQQLPALVETGILDDETAKLRAYKLRTEISQLQAKLATLPPVNLRSVAQAVSIPQFWFDLSEAERRFYLREFIKQIEIIRQEKAWELRIIFIF
- a CDS encoding DUF4383 domain-containing protein; translation: MENVNLAKMTERYCALSIGVIYLLLGLAGFVPALVSLPGTSASYIPADVAPNAYAAGFGLIFGVIPTNFLHNLVRCAVGFWGIASYNNANSARIFNRVFAITYAVLAIMGFLPFAKSFFGLMPIFGINVWLNAIAAIAAGYYGIVIPAKIMGVNVSQNV